One region of Acidobacteriota bacterium genomic DNA includes:
- a CDS encoding corrinoid protein → MPIVNDGLEEELQWVTIPEENSRIRGVLEKADPLMQDIAFYVIVGEHHQTDRLTKEALDREFDPNVILDDGLIAGMSVVGVKFRDNVIFVPEVLVAARAMKAGMKHLDPILSASGIEPIGTVIMGTVQGDLHDIGKNLCGMMLAGAGFSVHDLGVDTKPQEFVDAVVEHKAELVGMSALLTTTMRNIETTNRAFEQAGLREKVRTMAGGAALSRELAHKMKCDGYGKDALACVEKAKELLEQVKLPTSAAT, encoded by the coding sequence ATGCCGATTGTCAACGATGGCCTGGAGGAAGAGCTGCAGTGGGTCACCATCCCTGAAGAGAACAGTCGAATTCGGGGAGTCCTGGAGAAGGCCGACCCCTTGATGCAGGATATCGCCTTTTATGTCATCGTCGGCGAGCACCACCAGACCGACCGCTTGACCAAGGAGGCCTTGGACAGGGAATTCGATCCGAACGTCATTCTGGACGACGGATTGATCGCCGGCATGTCGGTGGTGGGGGTCAAATTCCGCGACAACGTGATCTTCGTGCCTGAGGTCCTGGTGGCCGCCAGGGCCATGAAGGCCGGAATGAAGCACCTGGATCCGATTCTGTCGGCGTCGGGCATCGAACCCATCGGCACGGTGATCATGGGCACCGTCCAGGGCGACCTTCACGACATCGGCAAGAACCTTTGCGGGATGATGCTTGCGGGCGCGGGATTCTCGGTCCACGACCTGGGAGTGGACACCAAGCCTCAGGAGTTCGTGGATGCGGTGGTCGAACACAAGGCCGAACTGGTTGGCATGTCGGCGCTGCTCACCACCACCATGAGAAACATCGAAACGACCAATCGGGCCTTCGAACAGGCCGGCTTGCGCGAAAAGGTCCGGACCATGGCCGGTGGGGCCGCCCTGAGCCGGGAACTGGCGCACAAGATGAAGTGCGACGGCTATGGGAAGGATGCCCTGGCCTGTGTCGAAAAAGCCAAGGAACTTCTGGAGCAGGTAAAGCTCCCCACTTCCGCTGCGACCTGA